One stretch of Paramormyrops kingsleyae isolate MSU_618 unplaced genomic scaffold, PKINGS_0.4 ups264, whole genome shotgun sequence DNA includes these proteins:
- the LOC140577547 gene encoding heterogeneous nuclear ribonucleoprotein A/B-like, whose protein sequence is MSDSEQQFMETSENGHEGEEDLNGAEAAEQTEAAVEAENVAEGDEAEDDSQNGAVEGGQINASKGEEDAGKMFVGGLSWDTSKKDLKDYFSKFGEVTDCTIKMDPNTGRSRGFGFILFKDAASVEKVLEQKEHRLDGRQIDPKKAMAMKKEPVKKIFVGGLNPETTEEKIREYFGTFGEIEAIELPMDPKSNKRRGFVFITFKEESPVKKVLEKKYHNVSGSKVTNGKEDLCEIKIAQPKEVYQQQQFGGRGGYGRGRGRGGGQNQNWNQGYNNYWNQGYGNQGYGYGGQQGYGGYGGYGNYDYSAGYYGYGGSYDYNQGNTSYGKTPRRGGHQSNYKPY, encoded by the exons ATGTCTGACAGCGAGCAGCAGTTCATGGAGACGTCCGAAAACGGCCACGAAGGCGAGGAGGACCTGAACGGGGCCGAGGCTGCGGAGCAGACGGAAGCCGCGGTCGAAGCTGAAAATGTAGCCGAGGGCGACGAAGCGGAGGACGACTCGCAAAACGGCGCGGTGGAAGGCGGGCAGATCAACGCCAGCAAGGGCGAGGAGGACGCAGG GAAAATGTTTGTTGGTGGCCTCAGCTGGGACACCAGCAAAAAAGACCTCAAAGATTACTTCTCCAAATTTGGGGAAGTGACTGACTGCACCATAAAGATGGACCCCAACACGGGAAGATCAAGGGGGTTTGGGTTCATCCTCTTCAAAGACGCTGCTAGCGTAGAAAAG GTACTCGAACAGAAAGAGCACCGATTAGACGGGCGTCAGATTGACCCAAAAAAGGCCATGGCTATGAAAAAGGAGCCAGTGAAAAAGATCTTTGTGGGTGGTCTGAATCCAGAAACCACCGAAGAAAAGATCCGGGAATATTTTGGGACATTTGGGGAG ATTGAAGCTATTGAGCTTCCAATGGATCCAAAGTCCAATAAAAGGAGGGGCTTTGTATTCATCACATTTAAGGAAGAATCTCCTGTTAAAAAAGTCCTTGAGAAGAAATACCATAATGTTAGTGGAAGCAAGGTAACGAACGGAAAGGAAGACctt TGCGAGATTAAAATTGCCCAGCCCAAGGAGGTATACCAGCAGCAGCAATTTGGTGGCCGCGGCGGGTATGGGCGAGGCAGGGGCCGCGGAGGCG GCCAGAATCAGAACTGGAACCAGGGATACAACAACTACTGGAATCAGGGCTATGGAAACCAGGGCTATGGCTATGGTGGCCAACAGGGGTATGGTGGTTACGGAGGCTATGGGAACTATGACTACTCGGCTGGTTACTATGGCTACGGTGGAAGCTATGACTACA ACCAGGGCAATACGAGCTATGGGAAGACTCCAAGACGCGGGGGACACCAGAGTAACTACAAGCCATACTGA